The sequence gttgTTGAGCGCATCCATCATGGCAAGGGTCAACCACGTCTCACCTCTCcatcacatcttttttttttttttacaaaattattattgctcTCTTTTCCTATATATGGATTACCTGACCATTCTTATTACTGCTATCTTGACAAATATGAATTATgcaagaatattaaataaatcacaaccacttactttaaaaatattcgtTCCTTCATAAACTTGTATATACTGGGAGCTTGACATAATTTTCTTAGAGTTCTTGCGCTCTTCTACACAGTCAAATTTAATGTGGCCTTTGTTAAGCTTGTAGGATCCTGAAAGCATTTCTCGcctacaatataaataaaaattaacaaatgtcATTGTTTCTAAGACTTTACcgctttaatttgtttttccaaTGCAACGCCTCAAGCTTGAGATCTAGTCTGTACCCTCAACGGGTCAGGCAGTTCCCACAGATAGTGCCAAGTTGATGGTACAGAAATGAGATCAACAAGAGATTTTGTTAGTCAGGATGTTCCAACCGCTGGTACGTTGCTCTTGCATTCTTCAAACTAAAAGGCAtcatattataacaataaatccCCTTTTCAGTAATGAATGAGGTCTTATCTCTGTCCTCTTCAGCCATGTAGATTTGGTGATATCCTTGGTAGGCATCCATCATTGAGAACATTTCGAACCTGGCCGTGGAATCCACCATGACATCGATCATAGGCAATGGGTATGGGTCCTTCGGGCAAGCTTTATTCAAATCTGTAAAGTCTATGCACATACGCCATTTCCCCGAAGATTTGGGGACAAGAACCACGTTAGATAGCCAATCAGTGTATTGAACTTCTGATACATACCCGGCTTTAAGCAGCTTGTCCACTTCCTTCCAGATTATCTCGTTTTTATCGTTCCCGAACGACCTCTTTTTCTGTTGCACTGGTCGCGCGATCGGATCCACGTTCAATATATGCACGATCACTTCGGGGTCGATACCTGTAAAATCAAACGGGCTCCAGGCAAACATGTCCACATTCTTCCTCAAAATTCGATCAGGGCCATCTCGCTGCCTCCCAAGTTCGCTTCGATCCTAGTGGACTTTCCTTGTTTGCTCGGTTCGAGCTGCACGCTCTTGTAATCGTCGCTAGGCTTCATGTGCTCGGCTTCGTACGGTCTGGGCTCTGCGTCCTCCCCCATCCTTCTCCTCTTTTGTCCGGGTTCCTTCCTCAGCGACAAATTGTAACATCTCCGAGCTTCTCTCTGGTCGTTGGCTACCTCTCCTATCCCATTATCCGTAGGGAACTTCATTTTCATGTGATAGGTGGAGATGACGGCCCTAAACAAATTCAAGCCGGGTGTACCCAAGATCACATTGTACGTGAACGGGGTGTCTACCACCAAAAATTTCACCATCATAGTTTTTCGTTTAGGTTCATCTCCCATAGACACTGGCAGCTCGATCATTTCTAAGGATGCTACTTCGCTCCCACCGAAACCGACCAATGGGGTTTTCACTGGTTCCAAACGAATGTTCTCTAGACCCATTTTATCGAGCACGATTTTTAAGATGATATCCGCGGAGCTCCCACTATCTACCAACACTTTGTGGACGGTGAAGTTTGCTATGTCTAGTTTGACGACCATTGGATCATTCATCTCCCCGTTTTCTTCTGACTTGTCTGAGTTGTTAAAGGAAATGGCCTCTTCCTCCTCGACTTTCAGCTCTGTTCGAGTGTATGGTTCCAGCGCATCTTTTCCTGGTCCTGTTCGAGTCTCCCGAGCTCGAACCCCCTACGATGGTGTAGATTACCCCTTTGGTTGGTGCATTGCTTCCAGTGGGTTGGGTCTTGGCCGTCCTCGAGGACAGGGATTTCGATCTCAACTCCTCGACCTGCTTCTCCTCGTCTCGTCCTTACTGACTTTGCAATTTTGGGGGACCCGATCCCGAAAGTATTCTTGTCTCACCAACCTCTCAATCTCATTCTTAAGCTGGAAGCATTTCTCCGTATTGTGCCCCCTCTCGCGGTGGAACCtgcaatatttgttagaaaactTCTTAGAGGGGGTATACCTGGTGTGCCTTGGCCATTTCAGAACATCTGCATTTTCGACCATCATCAGTGCCTTCTCGCGTGATATGGCCAACGGAGTGTAGTTGTGGTACTTAAGCTGATACTTTGGCTCTCTgggtttttcttgttttggctTACTCCCTCCACCTTCTCTTGTATCATATGGTTGCCTAGACAATTGTTCGCGTTCCCTTCGCTCAGAATCTTTCGTTGCGTTCATCTCTTCCTCGTCTATGTACTTATGAGCTAGAGCCATTAACTATTTAACATCGCCTGGTGGGTCGCATGCGGGCGCAGATGTGAAGGGGCCTTTCTTCAGTCCGTGGATCAAGATACTGACCATCATGTCAATGCGCAGATCCTGGACCTCTATCATCTCATTGCTGAATCTGCCCATGAAACTCTTCAACGTCTCCTCCTTCTGTCGTATAGTGAAGAGATGGGTGGCCGATCTCTTCTGTTTTCTCCTGCTCgcgaaatgaaaaga comes from Sesamum indicum cultivar Zhongzhi No. 13 linkage group LG10, S_indicum_v1.0, whole genome shotgun sequence and encodes:
- the LOC105172785 gene encoding uncharacterized protein LOC105172785, producing the protein MALAHKYIDEEEMNATKDSERREREQLSRQPYDTREGGGSKPKQEKPREPKYQLKYHNYTPLAISREKALMMVENADVLKWPRFHRERGHNTEKCFQLKNEIERLGVRARETRTGPGKDALEPYTRTELKVEEEEAISFNNSDKSEENGEMNDPMVVKLDIANFTVHKVLVDSGSSADIILKIVLDKMGLENIRLEPVKTPLVGFGGSEVASLEMIELPVSMGDEPKRKTMMVKFLVVDTPFTYNVILGTPGLNLFRAVISTYHMKMKFPTDNGIGEVANDQREARRCYNLSLRKEPGQKRRRMGEDAEPRPYEAEHMKPSDDYKSVQLEPSKQGKSTRIEANLGGSEMALIEF